In Triticum aestivum cultivar Chinese Spring chromosome 5B, IWGSC CS RefSeq v2.1, whole genome shotgun sequence, the following proteins share a genomic window:
- the LOC123117480 gene encoding uncharacterized protein — protein sequence MGKRKRIGEPRKTTRLLTQEEVQSHRVFMEEEIGDPERYLRFLPKDDAEQIRQVTKEIDIKKLKLNTAKLLHKYDTNGYAEVPLVPAITIEEPGHVSEARVTRLRQFMEHKFCLIPKSSSLFSESQAFTAEEPGRVSESLKPR from the exons ATGGGGAAGAGGAAGCGGATCGGGGAACCGAGAAAGACGACGCGGCTGCTGACCCAGGAGGAGGTACAATCGCACAGAGTCTTCATGGAGGAAGAAATCGGTGACCCCGAGAGGTATCTCCGCTTCCTCCCAAAGGACGACGCAGAGCAAATCCGTCAGGTCACGAAGGAGATCGACATCAAGAAGCTGAAGCTAAACACAGCCAAGCTCCTGCACAAGTACGACACCAATGGCTACGCCGAAGTCCCCCTAGTCCCTGCCATCACCATTGAAGAACCTGGCCATGTGTCGGAGGCGAGGGTCACCCGCCTCCGGCAGTTCATGGAGCACAAATTCTGTCTAATCCCTAAGAGTTCGTCCTTGTTTTCAGAGTCTCAAGCTTTCACTGCTGAAGAGCCTGGCCGGGTGTCCGAG AGTCTCAAGCCCAGGTGA